CGGGGGCAGGTACGAGGTGCCGGTGGCACGCGTCGTGCCGCTGCTCGCCGTCGTCCTCGGGGGGCGGCGATGAGGCGCGCAGTCGCCCGGTGGCAGACCTGGTGGACCCGGCTGTTCGTCGCCGCGGTGCTCGCCGGCGTCCTGCTGCCGGTGGCGCCCTGGGGGCTCGTCGTCGCCGTCCTCGCCTTCGGCCTGTCGCTCGTCCGTCCGCCCGCGACGACGCGCGGGCCGGTCGACCTCGGGGCGCCGCTACGGGGCCGCTGGGTCGTCATCAACGGTCCGGGCACCGCCGTGCCGAGCCACGGGGTCAAGGCCTACGGGCAGGCCTACGCCGTCGACCTCCTCCAGCCCGCGCCGGACGCCCCCGCCACCCTCGGCTGGGGCCTGCGGGCCCGCCGTCCCCAGACCTACCCGTCCTTCGGGCAGCCCGTGCACGCGATGGCCGGTGGCACGGTCGTGCGCGCCCGCGACGGGCAGCGCGACCACGGCGCCCGCGACACCTGGCCCCTCGTCGTGTGGATGATGACCGTCGAGGGCTTCCTCCGCGAGCTCGCCGGACCGGGCCGGATCCTCGGCAACCACGTCCTCGTCCGGCACGAGGACGGCACCGTCGGTACCTACGCCCACCTGCGCCGGGGTTCCCTCGCCGTCCGCGAGGGGGAGACGGTGCGGACCGGGCAGGTGCTCGGCGAGGTCGGCAACACGGGGAACACCTCCGAGCCGCACCTGCACGTCCAGGTGACCGACCGGGCGCCGCTGACCGCCGGGGCGGGCGTGCCGATGCGGTGGCGCGTGGCCGCCGTCGTCGGGGAGAGGGACGAGCGCTGGTCCACCGGCCCGCGCCGCCCGACCGCGCTGCCGTGGTTCCCGGAGAACGGAGAGGTTCTCGAGCTGGGCTGAGGAACGCGAAAGGCCGCCTCCCGGGGGAGGCGGCCTTCGGTCTGTGCGCCATCTAGGACTCGAACCTAGAACCCACTGATTAAGAGTCAGTTGCTCTGCCAATTGAGCTAATGGCGCGGGCCAGCAGTCCTGAACATTACCACCGCCTGCGGGGCGTGAGCACCCTGGAAGGGCTTCTCGTGACGAGTATCACCGCACCGCCGGGCGCCCGCGAGGGGAACACCGCGCATCGGGGTTTCGGATAGATTTGGGGGCGTGTCGAAGCCACGCGTCACCCTTGCGACCTGCCTGGACCACCCGGAGCTGGACCCCGGTGAGGAGGGCCTGCTCGACGCGCTCGCCGCGCGTGGGATCGATCCGCAGGTCGCCGCCTGGGACGACGAGTCGGTCGACTGGTCGCAGGCCGGGGTCGTCGTGCTGCGGGCGGTCCACAACTACGCCCCCCGGCGCGAGGACTTCCTCGGGTGGACGCGCAGCATCCGCAAGCTGCTCAACCCCGCCGACGTCGTCGAGTGGAACACTGACAAGCACTACCTCCAGGAGCTCGGCGCCCGCGGGATGCCGACGATCGACACCGTGTGGCTCGAGCCCGAGGACGGCCTCACCAAGCACCAGGTGCACACCCGCTTCCCGTCCCAGGGTGACTTCGTCGTCAAGCCGGCGGTCTCCTCCGGCGCGCGGGACACCGGCCGCTACACCGCGCGCGACGCACGCTCGCGGATGGATGCGATCCAGCACGCCTACCGGCTGCTCCAGGACGGCCGCGCCGTCATGGTCCAGCGCTACGTCAAGTCCGTGGACGAGCGCGGTGAGACCGCCCTCATCTACCTCAACGGCGTGCTCTCCCACGTCGTGGAGAAGCAGGCGATGCTCCTCGGCCCGCTCTCCGGCCCGGACGCCGTCCCCGAGGAGGTCGCCGTCCCCCGCCTCGCGAGCGAGGCCGAGCTGCGCACCGGCGAGCAGGCGCGCGCGGCCATCCACGGCTACATGAAGTCGCGGCTGGGCCGTGACGCCCAGCTGCTCTTCTGCCGGATCGACATGGTCGAGGGCGACGACGGCATCCACCACGTCCTCGAGGTCTCGCTCACCGACGCCTCGCTCTACCTCGGCGCCGTCGACGGCGCCCTGGACGATTTCGCCGACGCCATCGCCTCGCGCGTCTTCTGGTAGACCCGGCCGCTCAGCCCGGCGGCCCGTCCCAGACGACGACGCCGTCGCTCAGCCGCGCGCCGGCGGAGGGCTCGTGCAGCCGCACCTCGCCGCCCGGCATGAGGTGGTGGACCGGGAGGTCGAGCGCGAGGGTGGCGACGTCTGCGATCAGCCGCCGGTGGCAGCGCCACCACACCGCCTCGGAGCACATGACCGCGACGCGCTCCTCCCCGCGTGCCTCGTCGGCGACCTCGGCGAGGGCGGCGGCGAACTCCTCGGTGCGCGTCCAGCCGGCATACGCGCGGAAGGAGTCGACCTGCCACCAGGTGTCCGGCGACGGCGTCCCCTTGCGCAGGTGGCGCCGCCCACCCAGGCGCTGCTCCCACCGGTAGGGCACGCCCGCCTCGGGCAGCCACTCCTCCAGCGCGTCGCGGGTGACGTCGGGGTTGTGCCGGCTGCCGGGGAACCTGCGGACGTCGACGACCGCCGCGACCCGCCGACCGCCGAGCAGGGCGGTGAGCCCGGTGCGGTCGAGTGCGCCGTGACCGACGGTGAGCAGGGGCATCGGGTCATTCTGTGCCGCCGCCGACGGGCGCGCACCCGTCGCCGGGCTGCGGGCCGGGGCTGTCAGCGAGGGGTGTGCTCTGGGCCGTCGTCGAGCCGCTCGAGGAGGTCGACGGCGGCGGCCATGTAGCCGCTGATCCAGCGGTCGTGGATGCGCTTGATGGGCAGGGGCGCGAGGGACAGGTGGCGCTCGCGGCCGACCTTGCGCCCGGTGACGAGGCCTGCGCGCTCGAGGACGCGAAGGTGCTGGAGCACGGTGGTGCGGTCGAGGTCGGGCACCGCGTCGCACAGCTCGCCGGTCGTGCGCGGCGCCGCCCGCAGCAGGTCGAGGAGCCGGCGGCGGGTGGGGGAGGCGAGGGCCTTGAAGACGAGGTCGTCGTCGGACCCATTGACCTCACCGGCTGACATGTTGTAAAAATATCACATGAACGCACCCGAGCAGCTGACCGACCTCGGATTCACCATCTCCGGGCGCGTCGCGCGCCCCGTCGCGGAGGTCTACGAGGCCATCGCCGACCCCGCCCAGCTCTCGCGCTACTTCACCACCGGCGGCGCCCGCGGCCGGCTCACCACCGGCGCCGAGGTGACCTGGGAGTTCGCCGACCACCCCGGTGCCTTCCCGGTCCGGGTCCTCGAGGCGCACGAGCCCAGCCGCATCGTCATCGAGTGGGCCGCCGACCACGGCACCCGCGAGACGACGCGCACGACCTTCGAGCTAGAGCCGATCGACGACGGCGCCCGCACCCTCGTCACCATCACCGAGTCCTCGTGGCAGGCCACCCCGGACGGCGCGCGCAGCGCATTCGGCAACTGTGAGGGCTGGACGAGCATGCTCGCCGCGCTGCGCGCCTGGCTCGAGCACGGCATCAACCTGCGCGAGGGCTTCTACCGGTAGGACTCGCCGCGGCAGCTCAGCGGCGCGGGGGACCGGCCTCGGCGGCGGCGAGGATGTTGCGCGCCATCGTCGGGAAGATGAGCACGTGGAAGGGCAGGACCGCCAGCCAGTACAGCCGCCCGACGATCCCGCGCGGGAAGAAGATGGCCCGCTGCCGGTAGCGCGACCCGCCGTCGGGGCGAGGGTCCACCGAGAGCTCGAGCCAGGCCCGCCCGCCCGCCCGCATCTCCGCCCGCAGGGTGAGCCGCCGACCTGGCTCGACCGACTCCACCCGCCAGAAGTCGACGTGGTCACCGACCTGGACGGTGTCCGGGCGGCTGCGTCCGCGCGCCAGCCCGTACCCGCCGGCGGCCTGGTCCAGCTTGCCCCGGATGCGCCACAGCAGCGGCGCGGAGTACCAGCCGTTCTCCCCGCCGATCCCCTCGATCACCCGCCACACCGCCTCGGGCGGGGCGGCGCCGTCGCGCTCGCGCACGTCGGTGTAGACCGTGTGGCCGGCCCACTCCGGGTCCGAGGGCAGCGGGTCGGCGGGGTCGGCGCCCGCGGTGACGTCGTCGTCCCAGGTGGCCGTCACCTGCCCGGACAGCTGGCGGCCCAGCGCCAGGCGGCACGCGTCGCGGTAGGAGGTGAGGCCGCCGGGCGGGTCGGGGACGAGCGCCGCGACGTCGTGGTCGCGGGCGACGGCGTCCTCGGCCATCGAGGCGGCGAGCGGCATCGCCAACCCGCGCGGGATCGGGGTGGTGAACCCGATCCAGAAGCCGGACAGGCGCGGGGCGGGCACGGGCAGCGCCCAGATCCGCCGTGGCCGCAGCCCGGCGACGAGCGCGTAGTCCGAGAGCAGCTCCTTGAACCGCTGCGGGCGGCCGCTGCCGATGTCGAAGGACGCCTGCACCGGCTCGGGCAGCGCGCACGCCTGGGCGAGGTAGTACAGGACGTCGCGGATCGCGATCGGCTCGACGAGGTTGTCCAGCCAGCGCGGCCCGGGCATGACCGGCAGCCGCTCGGTGAGGTGGCGGATCATCTCGAAGGACGCCGACCCCGAGCCGATGACCACCCCGGCGCGCAGGACGAGCGTCGGGACCGGGGACTCGAGGAGGATCCGGGCCACCTGCTCGCGCGAGCGCATGTGGTCCGAGAGCTCCTCGAGCTCCTTGTCGGGGTGCAGCCCGCCCAGGTAGACGATCTGCTGCACGCCCGTCGCGGCGGCGGCGTCGGCCACGTTCCGGGCGATCTGCGCCTCGCGGTCCCGGAAGCCGCGCCCGGTGCCCATCGAGTGGACGAGGTAGAGCACCGTGTGGACGTCGCGCATCGCCTCGCGCACCTGCTCCGGTGACTCGAGGTCCGCCTCGACGAGCTCGACGTCGCGCGCCCACGAGCGCGTCTCCAGCCGGGAGGGGTCCCGCGCGCCCGCCCGCACCGTGAAGCCGGCGGCGACGAGCTCGGGGACGAGCCGCCCGCCGACGTAGCCGCTCGCCCCGGTGACGAGCACGCGGCGTCCGCGCCCCTCGGGCAGGGAGATCTGGAGCGGGGAGGCCGGCCGGTCACTCATCCGGCCACGCTAGAGCCGCGCGGCCAAGGGCACCCGGCGAGCGGGGTCGCGCCCCGGCCCCGACGTGCGCGCACCCACCCCGTGCAGCGGCCGCCGCCGCGGTCTGCCACGTAATGACGGCGTCACACGACAGCAGTAGATTCTGCGGAATGGACACCCAGCTGCAGTCGGAGATCATCGCTGCTCTCGAGGTCATCGACCCGGAGACGTTCGACGCCGCCGCGCAGGCCGAGCGCCGCATCGAGTTCCTCACCCGCTACCTCCAGGAGACCGGCGCCCGCGGGCTGGTCCTCGGGATCAGCGGCGGGGTGGACTCCACCGTGGCCGGGCGGCTGTGCCAGCTCGCCTGCGAGCGCGTGCGCGAGGCCGGCGGCGACGCCCAGTTCGTCGCGGTGCGCCTGCCCTACCGGGTCCAGAAGGACGAGGAGGACGCCGCCGCGGCCGTCGAGTTCATCGCTCCGGACGTCCTGGAGACCATCGACATCGGCCCGGCCACCGACGGCATGTGGGACCAGGTGCTCGCCTCACGCACCCCGGTCACCGACGCCAAGGACGACTACCACAAGGGCAACGTCAAGGCCCGGATGCGGATGACCGCGCAGTACGCGATCGCCGGCGCTCGCGGCATGCTCGTCGTCGGCACGGACCAGGCGGCAGAGGCGGTCGTCGGCTTCTACACGAAGTTCGGCGACGGCGCGGCCGACGTCACCCCGATGTTCGGCCTCCCCAAGCGCCGGGTGCGCGAGATCGGCGTGCACCTGGGCACCCCCGAGTCGCTGGTGAACAAGGTGCCCACGGCCGACCTGGAGTCCGACAAGCCGCTGCTGCCCGACGAGGAGGCGCTCGGCGTGCGCTACGACGTCGTCGACGACTACCTCGAGGGCAAGGAGGTCGCCGAGCAGGACGAGGCGACGATCGTCGGCTGGTACCGGCGCACCGCGCACAAGCGCGCCCTGCCCGTGACCCCCGACGGCTACCTCGGTCGCCCCTGACCCCACCCCCACTCCCGCGCGAGAGCGGTCTCCCGCGCGACAGCCGACTTCCGCGCGACAGCGGAGTTCCGCGCGAGAGCGGAGTTCGTGGCGACAGCGGAGTTCCGCTCGACAGCCGACTTCCGCTCGACAGCCGACTTCCGCGCGAGAGCGGAGTTCGTGCCGACAGCCGACTTCCGCTCGAGAGCGGAGTTCGTCAGTGCGCCTTGGCCTTGTTCCCGCGGCGCGGTACGAGGTGGAGCACGGCGACGACCAGACCGCCGACCACCAGGCCGACGACGGCAGAGGCGAGCGTGTTCACCAGCCACGTGACGAAACCGCTCAGCGCCCCGAGCCCGCCGGCGACCGCCTCCTCGAGGTGGTGCACGAGCTCGTAGGGAGCGTGCCAGCCGAGGTCGTCCACCCCGACGAGCAGGATGTGCCCGCCGACCCAGAGCATCGCGACGACGCCGACGACGGAGAGCACCGCGAGCACCTTCGGCATCCCGCGGACGAGGAGACGTCCGACGCGCTGGGAGAACGCCGCCTGGCGCTCGGCCAGGCGCAGGCCGATGTCGTCCATCTTGACGATGAGGGCGACGACGCCGTAGACGAGCGCGGTGATCCCGAGGGCGACGACGACGAGGATGAGCGCCCGGTTGAGCAGCGGCTCCTGGGCGACCTCGTTGAGCGCGATGACCATGATCTCCGCGGAGAGGATGAAGTCGGTGCGGACCGCGCCGCTCACCATCGTCTTCTCGTGGTCCACCCCCTGCGTGGCCGCCGGCCGGGCGGTGGCTTCGGCATGGTGCCCGGTGACGTACTCGTAGAGCTTCTCGGCGCCCTCGTAGCTGAGGTAGAGCCCGCCGACCATGAGGATCGGGGTGAGGAGCCACGGGAGGAACTGGCTGAGCAGGAGGATGGCCGGGAGGATGAACAGGAGCTTGTTGCGCAGCGACCCGGTGGCGATCTTCCGGATGATCGGCAGCTCGCGGTCCGCCGTGAAGCCGTGGACGTAGCGGGGCGTGACCGCCGTGTCGTCGATGACGACGCCGACAGCCTTGGCGCTCGCTCGCCCCGCGGCGGCGCTGATGTCGTCGACCGAGGCCGCGGCGAGCTTCGCCAGCGCCGCGATGTCGTCGAGCAGGGCGGCTAGGCCACCGGCCATGGGATCTCACTCTCGTCCGTCCCGGCGGCCCGTGCTGCCGGGTAGGCGCAGAGCATAGAGCGTGCCACCCCACCCGGGCGCGACGTCCACCCCGAGTCGCACCAGCGGGCTGTCGCCCTGCGCCTGCGCGCATCCCCGTCGAGCGCTGGATCTCGCACTCCGCCCCGTGTGGTCGTGGCTCTATGCGTCGCGGACCGACCCCGTCAGGCAGAACTCCGCTGTCGGGCGGAAGTCGGCTGTCGGGCGGAAGTCGGCTGTCGGGTGGAAGTCGGCTCTCGTGCGGAAGTCGGCTGTGGGCACCAAGTCGGCTGTCGGGCGGAAGTCGGCTGTCGGGCGGAAGTCGGCTGTCGGCACCAAGTCGGCTGTCGGTGGGGAGGGGGTTCGCGGCAGGTGATGACATTCGCCCTGTCTCCGGGTGCGGGGGCGCGGGGGGCCGGGGCAGGATGGGGCCGTGACAGCAGAGGCGTACTGGACGGTCGGTCCGGGACAAGGACAGATCAGGCAGACGCCCCTCGACCCACCGGGTCCCGACGAGGTGCTCGTGCGCACCCTGTGCTCGGGGATCAGCCGCGGCACCGAGACCCTCGTCCACCGCCACGCGGTGCCCGAGTCGGTCCGCCCGCTCATGCGCGCGCCCTTCCAGGAGGGCGACCTGCCCGGGCCGGTGAAGTACGGCTACCTGTCCGTCGGTGTCGTCGAGGAGGGGCCGGACGAGCTGCGCGGGCGCCGCGTGTTCTCCCTCCACCCCCACCAGACCCGTTACGTCGTGCCCGCCACCGCCGTCGTGCCCGTGCCCGACGACGTCCCGAGCGAGCGCGCCCTGCTCGCCGGGGCCGTGGAGACCGCCGTCAACGCACTGTGGGACGCCGGGCCGCGGCTCGGGGACCGGATCGCCGTCGTCGGCCTGGGGATGATCGGGGCGTCCGTCGCCACGCTCCTCACCGGCTTCCCGCTCGCCCGGCTCCAGGTCGTCGACACCGACCCGAGCCGCCAGGAGCTGGCCGACCGGCTCGGGCTCGAGCTCGTCACGCCCGAGACCGCCGCCGGGGACTGCGACGTCGTCGTCCACTGCTCGGCGAGCGAGGCCGGGCTCGCCACCGCACTGCGCCTGGCGGGGGAGGAGGCGGAGGTGGTCGAGCTGTCCTGGTACGGCACCGACGCCCCGCGCGCCCCGCTCGGGGAGGCGTTCCACGCCCGCCGTCTCACCCTGCGGGGCAGCCAGGTCGGGGCGGTGAGCGCCGCCCGCCGCGCCCGCCGCACCACCACCGACCGGCTGCGCACCGCCCTCGACGCGCTGCGCGACCCGCGCTTCGACGCCCTGCTCAGCGGGACCAGCGACTTCGCCGACCTGCCCGAGACCATGGACGCGATCGCCTCCGGCCGCCGTCCCGCCCTGTGCCACGTCATCCGCTACCCCGAGGAGAGCTAAGTGTTCAGCGTGACCGTCCGGGACCACATGATGGTCGCCCACTCCCTGCCCGACCCGTTCTTCGGGCCTGCCCAGGGTCTGCACGGCGTCACCTACGTCGTCGAGCTCACCTTCTTCCGGCCCGAGCTCGACGAGCACGGCGTGGTCATCGACATCGGCGCCGCCACCCAGCGGCTCGGTGAGGTCACCGGCGCGCTGCGCTACCGCAACCTCGACGACCTCGAGGAGTTCGCCGGGGTCGTCACGACCACCGAGGTCGTCGCCCGGCACGTGGCGCACCGGGTGGTCGAGGGCCTGGACACCACCCCGTTCACGGCCGTCGAGGTCAGGCTCCACGAGCACCCCGACGCGTGGGCCACCTACCGTCTCGAGCTCCCCGGCCGGTAGGTGCCCGGGCTGCGCTTCGTCGTCCCGGCCCGTGGCGCCGCCGGGCCGAGCGGCGGTGACGTCTACGACGCCCGGCTCGCCCGCGCCTGGGACGGCGTGCACGGCCACTCCCACGTCCTCGCGCTGCCCGGCGGCTGGCCACGTCCCGGACCCGCGGAGCGCCGCGCCCTGGGCCTGGCCCTGCGGACCCCCGACACCGTCGTCCTCGACGGGCTCGTCGGCAGTGCCTGCCCGCGCGAGGTCGAGCGCGCCGTCGACGGCGGCACCCGGGTGGTGCTGCTCGTCCACCTCCCGCTGCCCGCCGAGGCCGGGCTGCCGGCCGAGGAGGCCGCGCGGCTTGCCGAGCTCGAGGCGGCCGCCGTGCGCGCGGCCTCCGACGTCGTCGCGACGAGCACGTGGGCGGCGCGCGACCTCGAGCGCCGCTACGGGCGCCGTGACGTTCTCGTAGCCGTCCCCGGGGCCGAGCAGGCGCCCCTCGCCGAGGGCAGCCGCCCGCCCCACCTGCTCGCGCTCGGGGCGCTCACGGCGGTTAAGAACCAGACCGTCCTCGTCCCGGCGCTCGCGGCGTTGCGGGACCTGCCCTGGGAGGCGACGTTCGCCGGCCCTGCCGGTGCCCAGCCGGACGTGGCCCGGGACCTGGTGCGCGCGCTCGCGGACGCGGGCCTGTCCGACCGGGTGGCGCTGCCCGGCGCCGTCGTCGGGGACGGGCTGGCGGACCTGTGGCGGCGGACCGACCTCCTGCTCCTGCCCTCGCTCGTGGAGACCTACGGGCTGGTGGTCACCGAGGCGCTCGCCCACGGCCTGCCGGCACTCATCCCCGCCGGGACCGGGGCCGTCGAGGCGCTCACCGGCGCCGCCGGGGAGACGTGCGGGCCGGACGCCCCGGGAACGGCCGTCGACCCGACCGACCCGGCGGCGTGGGAGCGGGTGCTGCGCCGCTGGCTCACCTCCGCGCCGCTGCGGGAGGGCTGGCGGGCCGCCGCCCACGCCCGCCGCGCGCGGCTGCGGACGTGGGCGGACACCGCCGCGGACCTACGACGCGGGCTGTTCGGCTGACCGCAGCGCCCGCAGGTCCAGCTCGGTGCACACGTCCTCCCCGAGGAGGAAGCGGCGCGAGCGGGTGCGGATCGCGTCGGCCAGCAGGTCCGAGCCGACGAACCGCAGGCCGGGGACGCCGTCGCCGATGAGCACCGGCGCGACGGTGAGGTAGAGGCGGTCGAGCACGCCGGCGGCGAGGAACGCCGAGACCACCCGGCCCCCGCCCTCGACGAGCACCCGGCCCAGCCCTCGCTCGCGCAGGAGCGTGAGCACGCGGTCCGGAACGGCCGGGCCGTCGTCGTCGAGCCGGACGACGTCGACGTGCGCCGCGAGGTCGCGCGGCACCGTCGCCGAGGGGCCGACGAGCCAGAGCGTGGGCGCGGCGCCGTCGGTGAGCACGTGGGAGGTGAGCGGCGTGCGGGCGGAGGGGTCGAGGACGACGCGCACCGGGTTGTGCCCGGGTACCGCGCGCACCGTGAGGCGCGGATCGTCAGCCGTCACCGTCCCCACCCCGACGACGACGGCGTCGACCAGCGCCCGCAGCCGGTGCAGGTGCTCACGGTCGGCGTCGCCGGTGACGAACTCCGCGTCACCGGTGCGCGAGGCGATGAAGCCGTCCAGGCTCTGTCCGAGCTGGCCGATGACGTAGTCCGTACCGAGCGCGACGAGCGGGCCGTACCGGTCGACGAGCTCCTGGTCGGCGTCGTGCGGGCCGCTCGCCGGCACCGTCCCTCCGAGCAGCGACTGCCACGAGTCGTCGGCGGCGGGCCGGTCGTGCCGCATCCGCTCGCGCTTGGTGGTGAGGTAGAACTCGTTCTGCGGGTGCGGGGGGATGATGAGGCTCACCCGCTGGGTGACCTCGATGCCGAGGTCGGTGAGCGCCTCCGCCTTCGCGGGGTTGGAGGACAGCAGGCGCACCTGCTGCACGCCGAGGTCGCGCAGGATGTCCGCGGACTGGTCGTAGCTCCGGGCGTCGGCGCTGTGCCCGAGGGCGAGGTTGGCGTCGACGGTGTCCGCCCCGGCGTCCTGCAACGCGTAGGCGCGCAGCTTCTCCAGCAGGCCGATGCCGCGTCCCTCGTGGCCGCGGACGTAGATGACCGCGCCCTCGCCCTCGGCAGCGACCGCCGCGAGGGCGGCGTCGAGCTGTTCACCGCAGTCGCACCGCCACGACCCGAACGCGTCGCCGGTGAGGCACTCGGAGTGGACCCGCACGAGCGGGGCAGTGGCCGGCGGCCCGGTGAGACCGCGGACGAGCGCGACGTGTGTCGTGCCGTTGCCCTCGCGGTAGCCGATCATCCGGAAAGGGCCGTGCCGGGTGGGCAGGACCGTCTCCACCTCCCGCTCGACGACGGGCAGGGCGATGTCGTTGGGGGCGCGTTCCTCGAGCTGAGACATAGGGGAGATTCTTCCCGTGACGCGGCGTTCGGCCACTCGGAAATCGTCAGACGGCCACTCCTGTGAGGTCGGCCACGACGGCGACGGCTCCGGCGGCGATCAGCTCGGCGCGCCGCTCGGTGCTGTCCGAGAGTCCGATGCACGGCATGCCGGCCGCCGTCGCCGCCTCGACGTCGGAGGTGCTGTCACCGACCATGACGGTCTCGTCGGGGTGGACCCCGGCGTCACGGGCCGCCGCGAGCAGCATGTCCGGCGCCGGCTTGAGCCGTTCCGGGGCCGCAGGGTCGCGCCCGTGGACGGCGAGGGCGGCGAGCAGCGGACCACCGTGGGCGAGGACGGCGCGCACCGCCTCGGGGGCGTTGTTCGTCACGACGGCGACGGCCGTGCCCCGCTCCCGGCACCGCGCGACGAAGGACGCCGCCGCCTCGACCGGCCGGGCCGAGCGGGCGGCCGCGACCTCCTGGGCGGTGCACCACCGCTCGACCTCGCGGGCGACCGCCGGGTCGCGTCGGGAGAGGAGGCGCAGGAGCTGGACGTGGTCGGTCTGCCCGGTGAGCTCGTCGTCGGGCGCGAGGCCGAGGGCGACGGCGAGGTCGAGCGCCCCGGCCGACACCCGGAGGAACTCCTCGCCGGGCAGGAGGCGGGTGACCGGGCCGTCGAAGTCGAGCACGACGAGCCGGCGGGTGTGCAGCAGCGCCCGCGCGGCGCCGGGGTCCTCGGTCATCCGCCCGATGCTACGGGCGGCACCGCGAGCGCGGGGGACGAGAAACGGCCCCGGCAGGAGCCGGGGCCGTTCCACTACTGGGGTGAGTGACGGGACTTGAACCCGCGACATCCGCGACCACAACGCGGCGCTCTACCAGCTGAGCTACACCCACCATGCGCGCCCTTGTGGGGCGCGGCAGTGTCACACTCTAGCCGCTCGCCCGCCCCGGTGTGGAATCCGCGCGCCTCAGGAGGCGGTGACTCCTGTCTCACTCGCCGACGCGCGGGCCGCGAGCGCGGCGACCTGGGACGCCGTCGAGTCCGCCTTGACGGCCTGCGCGGCGGCCTTGACCGTCGGGGTGTCGGGGCCCTCGCCCGCCGGCCACAGGGCGGCGCGGTAGTAACGCAGCTCGTCGATGCTCTCCAGGATGTCGGCCAGCGCGCGGTGCCCGCCGTTCTTGCTGGGAGAGTGGAAGTAGGCCCTCGGGTACCAGCGGCGGGCGAGCTCCTTGACCGAGGAGACGTCGATGATCCGGTAGTGCAGGTGCTCGACGAGCTCGGGCATGTCCCGCTCGAGGAACGCGCGGTCGGTGCCCACCGAGTTGCCGGCGAGGGGCGCCTTGCGGGCCTCGGGCACCCAGCGGCGCACGTACTGCAGCACCCGCTCCTGCGCCTCCTCCATCGTCAGGCCCTCGTCGAGCACGTCGAGCAGGCCGGAGGTCGTGTGCATCTCGCGCACGACGTCCCCCATCTGCTCCAGCGCACCCGGGGGCGGGGCGATGACGAGGTCGATCCCGGCGTCGACCGGCCGGAGCTCGGAGTCGGTGACGACGACGGCCACCTCGATGAGCGCGTCCGTGCCGAGGTCCAGGCCGGTCATCTCGCAGTCGATCCAGACGATCGGGTCCTTCAGTTGAGCAGGCATCGTTCCACTGTATGTGGTCGCGGGCGCTCGCGCCGTTACCCAACAGTGACTCGTGTTGCGCAATGTTCGTCCTCTGTTATAGGCCCGCGCCGCTCGTCCGTCACTACCGTGAGCGCCAAACGCTCGCCGACGGGGTGGCGAGCCCTGCCGGAAGGGGTCGCCATGCGCGCCCGTCACGTCCTCGCCGTCACGTGCACCATCGCCCTGCTCGCCGCCTGCGGCCAGGGAGGTGAGTCCGCCCAGGAGCTCACCTGGGAGGACAGTCCGCTCGCCGTGGCCCTCGGCGACGTCTGGGGGCTCGACCAGGACCCCGAGGAGTGGGAGCGCGAGGAGGCCGAGCGGCAGCGGCAGGTCGAGGAGGCCGTC
Above is a genomic segment from Georgenia wutianyii containing:
- a CDS encoding zinc-dependent alcohol dehydrogenase, with the translated sequence MTAEAYWTVGPGQGQIRQTPLDPPGPDEVLVRTLCSGISRGTETLVHRHAVPESVRPLMRAPFQEGDLPGPVKYGYLSVGVVEEGPDELRGRRVFSLHPHQTRYVVPATAVVPVPDDVPSERALLAGAVETAVNALWDAGPRLGDRIAVVGLGMIGASVATLLTGFPLARLQVVDTDPSRQELADRLGLELVTPETAAGDCDVVVHCSASEAGLATALRLAGEEAEVVELSWYGTDAPRAPLGEAFHARRLTLRGSQVGAVSAARRARRTTTDRLRTALDALRDPRFDALLSGTSDFADLPETMDAIASGRRPALCHVIRYPEES
- a CDS encoding 6-pyruvoyl trahydropterin synthase family protein, with the translated sequence MFSVTVRDHMMVAHSLPDPFFGPAQGLHGVTYVVELTFFRPELDEHGVVIDIGAATQRLGEVTGALRYRNLDDLEEFAGVVTTTEVVARHVAHRVVEGLDTTPFTAVEVRLHEHPDAWATYRLELPGR
- a CDS encoding glycosyltransferase family 4 protein, with amino-acid sequence MPGLRFVVPARGAAGPSGGDVYDARLARAWDGVHGHSHVLALPGGWPRPGPAERRALGLALRTPDTVVLDGLVGSACPREVERAVDGGTRVVLLVHLPLPAEAGLPAEEAARLAELEAAAVRAASDVVATSTWAARDLERRYGRRDVLVAVPGAEQAPLAEGSRPPHLLALGALTAVKNQTVLVPALAALRDLPWEATFAGPAGAQPDVARDLVRALADAGLSDRVALPGAVVGDGLADLWRRTDLLLLPSLVETYGLVVTEALAHGLPALIPAGTGAVEALTGAAGETCGPDAPGTAVDPTDPAAWERVLRRWLTSAPLREGWRAAAHARRARLRTWADTAADLRRGLFG
- the ribA gene encoding GTP cyclohydrolase II; the protein is MSQLEERAPNDIALPVVEREVETVLPTRHGPFRMIGYREGNGTTHVALVRGLTGPPATAPLVRVHSECLTGDAFGSWRCDCGEQLDAALAAVAAEGEGAVIYVRGHEGRGIGLLEKLRAYALQDAGADTVDANLALGHSADARSYDQSADILRDLGVQQVRLLSSNPAKAEALTDLGIEVTQRVSLIIPPHPQNEFYLTTKRERMRHDRPAADDSWQSLLGGTVPASGPHDADQELVDRYGPLVALGTDYVIGQLGQSLDGFIASRTGDAEFVTGDADREHLHRLRALVDAVVVGVGTVTADDPRLTVRAVPGHNPVRVVLDPSARTPLTSHVLTDGAAPTLWLVGPSATVPRDLAAHVDVVRLDDDGPAVPDRVLTLLRERGLGRVLVEGGGRVVSAFLAAGVLDRLYLTVAPVLIGDGVPGLRFVGSDLLADAIRTRSRRFLLGEDVCTELDLRALRSAEQPAS
- a CDS encoding HAD family hydrolase encodes the protein MTEDPGAARALLHTRRLVVLDFDGPVTRLLPGEEFLRVSAGALDLAVALGLAPDDELTGQTDHVQLLRLLSRRDPAVAREVERWCTAQEVAAARSARPVEAAASFVARCRERGTAVAVVTNNAPEAVRAVLAHGGPLLAALAVHGRDPAAPERLKPAPDMLLAAARDAGVHPDETVMVGDSTSDVEAATAAGMPCIGLSDSTERRAELIAAGAVAVVADLTGVAV
- the orn gene encoding oligoribonuclease → MPAQLKDPIVWIDCEMTGLDLGTDALIEVAVVVTDSELRPVDAGIDLVIAPPPGALEQMGDVVREMHTTSGLLDVLDEGLTMEEAQERVLQYVRRWVPEARKAPLAGNSVGTDRAFLERDMPELVEHLHYRIIDVSSVKELARRWYPRAYFHSPSKNGGHRALADILESIDELRYYRAALWPAGEGPDTPTVKAAAQAVKADSTASQVAALAARASASETGVTAS